In a single window of the Streptomyces sp. NBC_00094 genome:
- a CDS encoding SurA N-terminal domain-containing protein: MHRRDRRIALSVSAALLAAPLLTACGSDAHPGAAAVVGGERIEVSTLQAQVKDARAAQAASPQAAQLLGTSGDLSRRKLNGLIFDRVVAAVAKENGVTATRAELQQTRTAFVQQSGGEDRLAAVLLQEQGVAPDQIDDVVRRNVLMNKIAEKLGITETPDGQKKLTDVFTAASKSLDIDVNPRFGAWDDSQVQLAAATSPWLRQISRDPGAAQAGA, from the coding sequence GTGCACCGCCGCGATCGCCGCATTGCTCTCTCCGTCTCCGCCGCGCTCCTCGCGGCGCCGTTGCTCACCGCCTGCGGGAGTGACGCCCATCCAGGAGCGGCGGCCGTCGTCGGCGGCGAGCGGATCGAGGTCTCCACCCTCCAGGCGCAGGTCAAGGACGCGCGGGCCGCGCAGGCCGCCTCCCCGCAGGCCGCCCAGCTGCTCGGCACCAGCGGTGACCTCAGCCGCCGCAAGCTCAACGGCCTGATCTTCGACCGGGTCGTGGCCGCCGTCGCGAAGGAGAACGGCGTCACCGCCACCCGCGCCGAGCTCCAGCAGACCCGCACCGCCTTCGTCCAGCAGAGCGGCGGCGAGGACCGGCTGGCCGCCGTCCTGCTCCAGGAGCAGGGCGTGGCACCCGACCAGATCGACGACGTCGTCCGCCGCAACGTCCTCATGAACAAGATCGCCGAGAAGCTGGGGATCACCGAGACCCCCGACGGCCAGAAGAAGCTCACGGACGTCTTCACCGCCGCCTCGAAGTCCCTCGACATCGACGTGAACCCGCGCTTCGGCGCCTGGGACGACTCCCAGGTCCAGCTCGCCGCCGCGACCAGCCCGTGGCTGCGGCAGATCAGCAGGGACCCCGGCGCGGCTCAGGCCGGTGCCTGA
- a CDS encoding transposase: MTDRTSVVCVKIVAQVKLLPASAYDADALAATLRACNRAANHASDVAFAKNLKRRNVLQQEVYFTLKADYDLGAQPAVRVVKKVCDAYATLKGNIKAGNIGREGSKRRVRAEAKPIRFREDAAQPFDDRILTWNLDARTVSIWTVAGRIKHVPFVCSDQAFELLASREGESDLVMRDGRFFLVATIDIPEPEVFEPDGFLGVDLGIVNIATTSDGEIMAGRRLNRYRQRHRDLRQKLQKKRTKSAKRVLKRVRRREARHAVNTNHIIAKQLVATAERTSRGIALEDLSGIRQRVTAKKDQRARLHSWAFAQLGGFVEYKARRAGVPVVFVDPRNTSRQCSECWHTHRTNRVDQARFVCRSCGTVMHADHNGSRNIAHRGEAAWKRGAVNRPRISTR; encoded by the coding sequence ATGACCGATCGTACTAGCGTGGTTTGCGTGAAAATTGTCGCGCAGGTGAAGTTGTTGCCTGCGTCCGCGTATGACGCGGATGCGCTGGCGGCGACCCTGCGTGCCTGCAACCGGGCCGCGAACCATGCTTCGGACGTGGCTTTCGCCAAGAACCTCAAGCGGCGGAACGTGTTGCAGCAGGAGGTGTACTTCACCCTCAAGGCGGATTACGACCTTGGGGCCCAGCCCGCTGTGCGGGTCGTGAAGAAGGTCTGCGACGCCTACGCCACCCTGAAAGGCAACATCAAGGCCGGGAACATCGGCCGGGAGGGCTCGAAGCGGCGCGTGCGGGCGGAGGCGAAGCCGATCCGGTTCCGTGAGGACGCGGCTCAGCCGTTCGACGACCGCATCCTGACGTGGAACCTCGACGCCCGTACGGTGTCGATCTGGACCGTGGCCGGGCGGATCAAGCACGTTCCGTTCGTCTGCTCTGATCAGGCATTCGAGCTCCTGGCCTCCCGCGAGGGAGAGTCGGATCTGGTGATGCGGGACGGCAGGTTCTTCCTGGTCGCCACCATCGACATCCCCGAGCCCGAGGTGTTCGAGCCGGACGGCTTCCTCGGCGTGGACCTCGGCATCGTCAACATCGCCACCACCTCGGACGGCGAGATCATGGCCGGCCGCAGGCTCAACCGCTACCGGCAGCGACACCGTGACCTGCGGCAGAAGTTGCAGAAGAAGCGCACCAAGTCCGCGAAGCGGGTCTTGAAGCGTGTCCGTCGCCGGGAGGCCCGGCACGCCGTCAACACCAACCACATCATCGCCAAACAGCTCGTCGCCACCGCTGAACGCACCTCGCGCGGGATCGCCCTGGAAGACCTCTCGGGCATTCGGCAGAGGGTTACGGCCAAGAAGGACCAGCGGGCACGACTGCACTCCTGGGCGTTCGCCCAGCTCGGCGGTTTCGTCGAGTACAAGGCGCGACGGGCGGGGGTGCCCGTGGTCTTCGTGGACCCGCGCAACACCTCCCGCCAGTGCTCCGAGTGCTGGCACACCCACCGGACCAACCGTGTGGATCAAGCACGGTTCGTCTGCCGGTCCTGCGGGACCGTCATGCACGCGGACCACAACGGCTCCCGCAACATCGCCCACCGAGGCGAAGCCGCGTGGAAGCGGGGCGCGGTCAACCGCCCCAGAATCAGCACACGCTGA
- a CDS encoding septum formation initiator family protein, translated as MAAKDRDRFSTATRIRLLGEQTAARVYRSQTRRQARRSRLTGRAAFLALVVCSLVVALAYPIRSYVSQQGEIADQERRAAEAAERVEGLRDEKARLQDPAYVRRLAREHLHYVLPGETGFTVNDPDAEQRPRADQGTAERPWYDNLWDGVDHADRP; from the coding sequence ATGGCCGCGAAGGACCGGGACCGGTTCTCGACCGCGACCCGGATCAGGCTGCTCGGCGAGCAGACCGCCGCCCGTGTCTACCGCTCCCAGACCCGCCGCCAGGCCCGCCGCTCCCGGCTCACCGGCCGTGCGGCCTTCCTCGCCCTCGTGGTCTGCTCCCTCGTCGTGGCGCTCGCCTACCCGATACGGAGCTACGTCTCCCAGCAGGGCGAGATCGCCGACCAGGAGCGCCGGGCCGCCGAGGCCGCCGAGCGGGTCGAGGGGCTGCGGGACGAGAAGGCCCGCCTCCAGGACCCGGCCTACGTCCGCCGCCTCGCCCGCGAGCACCTGCACTACGTGCTGCCCGGCGAGACCGGCTTCACCGTGAACGACCCCGACGCGGAGCAGCGGCCCCGCGCCGACCAGGGGACGGCGGAACGCCCCTGGTACGACAACCTCTGGGACGGCGTCGACCACGCCGACCGCCCCTGA
- a CDS encoding globin domain-containing protein gives MDPQLIRSTFAIVERRAEHAVTFFYSHLFWHNPAVRELFPPDMVPQRDRLFAALTHVVTHLEDPALAGYLGHLGRDHRKFLASPALYAAVGESLIAAFAHAAGSAWTIEAEKAWTEAYGLVADLMLAGADEASGTGEPAWWDADVVRHERYGDSLAVLTLRPRQPFPYAAGQYVSVSSLRVPRVWRTYSLANAPRPDGTLDLHVSRIPGGAMSTALVGETGPGEVLRLSAPGGGLAARPPSGGPRTYICGGTGWAPVKALLEAAAESEPELEGRLFVVARAKDHLYGRPDAEALKERLPGLNVTYITAAPGRRRDQATERLLQALRACEQWPAHDVYLAGPPGFLTEVVEALEDLGTDPDRIHHDTLPSVGRFTARPSSAAERLLGPPQLHWHDPDARAPRED, from the coding sequence GTGGATCCCCAGCTGATCAGAAGCACGTTCGCGATCGTCGAGAGACGGGCCGAGCATGCCGTCACCTTCTTCTACTCGCACCTCTTCTGGCACAACCCGGCCGTACGCGAGCTCTTCCCCCCGGACATGGTCCCGCAGCGGGACCGGCTCTTCGCCGCGCTCACCCATGTGGTGACGCATCTGGAGGATCCCGCGCTCGCCGGCTACCTGGGGCACCTGGGCCGCGACCACCGCAAGTTCCTGGCCTCACCCGCGCTGTACGCCGCCGTCGGGGAGAGCCTGATCGCCGCGTTCGCGCACGCGGCCGGCTCCGCCTGGACGATCGAGGCGGAGAAGGCCTGGACCGAGGCGTACGGGCTCGTGGCCGACCTGATGCTCGCGGGCGCCGACGAGGCCTCCGGGACCGGGGAGCCCGCCTGGTGGGACGCGGACGTCGTCCGCCACGAGCGGTACGGCGACAGCCTGGCCGTCCTGACCCTGCGGCCCCGGCAGCCCTTCCCGTACGCCGCCGGCCAGTACGTCAGCGTCAGCTCGCTCCGGGTCCCGCGCGTCTGGCGCACCTACTCCCTCGCGAACGCGCCCCGCCCGGACGGCACGCTCGACCTCCACGTGAGCCGGATCCCCGGCGGCGCGATGAGCACGGCGCTCGTCGGCGAGACGGGGCCCGGCGAGGTCCTGCGGCTCAGCGCCCCGGGCGGCGGCCTCGCCGCGCGTCCGCCCTCGGGCGGACCCCGCACGTATATATGCGGGGGTACGGGCTGGGCCCCGGTGAAGGCCCTCCTGGAGGCGGCCGCCGAGTCCGAGCCGGAGCTGGAGGGCCGGCTGTTCGTCGTGGCCCGCGCCAAGGACCACCTGTACGGACGCCCGGACGCCGAGGCCCTGAAGGAACGTCTCCCCGGACTGAACGTCACCTACATCACCGCGGCCCCCGGACGCCGCCGCGACCAGGCGACCGAGCGGCTGCTCCAGGCACTCCGGGCCTGCGAGCAGTGGCCGGCGCACGACGTCTACCTCGCGGGGCCGCCCGGCTTCCTGACGGAGGTCGTCGAGGCCCTGGAGGACCTGGGCACCGACCCGGACCGGATCCACCACGACACCCTGCCGTCCGTCGGCCGCTTCACGGCCCGCCCGAGCTCCGCGGCCGAACGCCTCCTCGGCCCGCCCCAGCTCCACTGGCACGACCCGGACGCCCGCGCACCGCGCGAGGACTGA
- a CDS encoding DUF501 domain-containing protein gives METPPPQTERTEPTEADIAAFEQQLGRPPRGLRAIAHRCPCGNPDVVETAPRLPDGTPFPTTYYLTCPRAASAIGTLEANGVMKEMQARLATDPELAAAYRAAHEDYIARRDAIEVLEGFPSAGGMPDRVKCLHVLVGHSLAAGPGVNPFGDEALAMLPEWWAKGPCVSPCADKEKDGEEK, from the coding sequence ATGGAAACGCCCCCTCCGCAGACCGAACGCACCGAGCCCACCGAGGCGGACATCGCCGCCTTCGAGCAGCAGCTCGGCCGGCCGCCCCGCGGCCTGCGCGCCATCGCGCACCGCTGCCCGTGCGGGAACCCGGACGTCGTCGAGACCGCGCCCCGGCTCCCCGACGGCACGCCGTTCCCGACGACGTACTACCTGACCTGTCCCCGGGCGGCCTCGGCCATCGGCACCCTGGAGGCCAACGGGGTCATGAAGGAGATGCAGGCCCGGCTCGCCACCGACCCGGAGCTCGCCGCCGCCTACCGCGCCGCGCACGAGGACTACATCGCGCGCCGTGACGCGATCGAGGTCCTGGAGGGCTTCCCGAGCGCCGGCGGCATGCCGGACCGGGTCAAGTGCCTGCACGTCCTCGTCGGCCACTCGCTGGCCGCCGGCCCCGGGGTCAACCCGTTCGGTGACGAGGCGCTCGCGATGCTGCCGGAGTGGTGGGCGAAGGGCCCCTGCGTCTCCCCGTGCGCGGACAAGGAGAAGGACGGGGAGGAGAAGTGA
- a CDS encoding transglycosylase family protein, protein MLFSAKGKHRRPSKATQVVTLVGVTGVAVAAPLMTAGTASAATSSEWDRVAQCESGGNWSINTGNGYYGGLQFSSSTWAAYGGTAYAPNANQASKSQQITIAEKVLAGQGKGAWPSCGVGLSGTSYSGEATESAPQRTVKQPRQERTAEQPTTRSEQRQAPKKTTQQHAAPKAATKKTLTTPTGKTVKKGDGEYRVKAGDTLGKIAQAQGVTGGWVKLFDLNEDVVDNADLIYVGQQLHLK, encoded by the coding sequence ATGCTGTTTTCCGCCAAGGGCAAACACCGTCGTCCCTCCAAGGCCACCCAGGTCGTCACGCTCGTCGGCGTCACCGGTGTCGCCGTCGCCGCCCCGCTGATGACCGCGGGCACCGCCTCGGCCGCGACGTCCTCCGAGTGGGACCGCGTCGCCCAGTGCGAGTCCGGTGGCAACTGGTCCATCAACACCGGCAACGGCTACTACGGCGGCCTGCAGTTCTCGAGCTCCACCTGGGCCGCGTACGGCGGTACCGCCTACGCCCCGAACGCCAACCAGGCGTCGAAGTCCCAGCAGATCACCATCGCCGAGAAGGTCCTCGCGGGCCAGGGCAAGGGTGCCTGGCCGAGCTGTGGCGTGGGCCTCTCCGGCACCTCGTACAGCGGCGAAGCCACCGAGAGCGCGCCGCAGCGGACCGTCAAGCAGCCGCGGCAGGAGCGCACGGCCGAGCAGCCGACCACCCGCAGCGAGCAGCGCCAGGCCCCGAAGAAGACCACGCAGCAGCACGCCGCGCCGAAGGCCGCCACCAAGAAGACCCTCACCACCCCGACCGGCAAGACGGTCAAGAAGGGTGACGGCGAGTACCGGGTCAAGGCCGGCGACACCCTCGGCAAGATCGCTCAGGCGCAGGGCGTCACGGGCGGCTGGGTCAAGCTCTTCGACCTGAACGAGGACGTCGTGGACAACGCCGACCTCATCTACGTGGGTCAGCAGCTCCACCTCAAGTGA
- the eno gene encoding phosphopyruvate hydratase, translating into MLVPSIDVVVAREILDSRGNPTVEVEVGLDDGSTGRAAVPSGASTGAFEAIELRDGDPNRYLGKGVEKAVLAVIEQIGPELVGYDATEQRLIDQAMFDLDATENKGSLGANAILGVSLAVAHAAAEASDLPLFRYLGGPNAHLLPVPMMNILNGGSHADSNVDIQEFMIAPIGAESFSEALRWGAEIYHTLKAVLKRKGLSTGLGDEGGFAPNLESNRAALDLIVEAIKEAGYTPGSDVALALDVAASEFYKDGTYEFEGKSRSAAEMTEYYEELVSAYPMVSIEDPLYEDDWAGWKVLTDKLGSKVQIVGDDLFVTNPERLARGIEEGTANALLVKVNQIGSLTETLDAVELAQRNGFKCMMSHRSGETEDVTIADLAVAVNCGQIKTGAPARSDRVAKYNQLLRIEEILDDAAVYAGRSAFPRFKG; encoded by the coding sequence ATGCTCGTGCCGTCCATCGACGTCGTCGTAGCCCGGGAAATCCTGGACTCCCGAGGCAACCCCACGGTCGAGGTCGAGGTCGGCCTCGACGACGGCAGCACCGGCCGTGCTGCTGTTCCGTCCGGTGCCTCCACCGGTGCGTTCGAGGCCATCGAGCTTCGCGACGGTGACCCCAACCGCTACCTCGGCAAGGGTGTCGAGAAGGCCGTCCTCGCCGTCATCGAGCAGATCGGCCCGGAGCTCGTCGGCTACGACGCCACCGAGCAGCGCCTGATCGACCAGGCCATGTTCGACCTGGACGCCACCGAGAACAAGGGCTCCCTCGGCGCCAACGCCATCCTCGGCGTCTCCCTCGCCGTCGCGCACGCCGCGGCCGAGGCCTCGGACCTCCCGCTCTTCCGCTACCTCGGCGGCCCGAACGCGCACCTGCTGCCCGTTCCGATGATGAACATCCTCAACGGTGGGTCGCACGCCGACTCCAACGTGGACATCCAGGAGTTCATGATCGCCCCGATCGGCGCGGAGTCCTTCTCCGAGGCCCTTCGCTGGGGTGCGGAGATCTACCACACCCTCAAGGCCGTGCTGAAGCGCAAGGGCCTCTCCACCGGCCTCGGCGACGAGGGCGGCTTCGCGCCGAACCTCGAGTCGAACCGCGCCGCCCTGGACCTCATCGTCGAGGCCATCAAGGAGGCCGGCTACACCCCGGGCTCCGACGTCGCGCTCGCGCTCGACGTGGCCGCGTCCGAGTTCTACAAGGACGGCACGTACGAGTTCGAGGGCAAGTCCCGCTCGGCCGCCGAGATGACCGAGTACTACGAGGAGCTCGTCTCCGCGTACCCGATGGTCTCCATCGAGGACCCGCTGTACGAGGACGACTGGGCGGGCTGGAAGGTCCTCACCGACAAGCTGGGCTCCAAGGTCCAGATCGTCGGCGACGACCTCTTCGTCACCAACCCGGAGCGCCTCGCCCGCGGCATCGAGGAGGGCACCGCGAACGCCCTCCTGGTCAAGGTGAACCAGATCGGCTCGCTCACCGAGACCCTGGACGCCGTCGAGCTGGCCCAGCGCAACGGCTTCAAGTGCATGATGTCCCACCGCTCCGGCGAGACCGAGGACGTCACCATCGCCGACCTCGCGGTCGCCGTGAACTGCGGTCAGATCAAGACCGGCGCCCCGGCCCGCTCGGACCGCGTCGCCAAGTACAACCAGCTGCTGCGCATCGAGGAGATCCTCGACGACGCCGCGGTCTACGCCGGCCGCAGCGCCTTCCCGCGCTTCAAGGGCTGA
- a CDS encoding nucleoside triphosphate pyrophosphohydrolase gives MTSESPGRIVLLTASHRVAPGLLSWPAWQALHGADRVLCSDEHHPQLPYLKEAGVAVEHVRPTAQELVEECAGGRTVVLLPSGEGDRALTDGLARLAGSGRVSMPDLELLPGSYDLPGSRLLDLVQVMDRIRRECPWSSRQTHDGLAKYGIEEAYELVEAIEVGDREELREELGDVLLQVIFHARVAEDDPEEPFSVDDVAATIVEKLIHRHPHVFGDATAETPEEVKALWLRTKAVEKQRESVTDGVPLGQPGLALAAKLAGRVRTAGLDVPLPEGEGIGYELLGLAARAEAAGVDPEAALRAAARTYRDAIRAVEGL, from the coding sequence GTGACATCTGAGAGCCCCGGCCGCATCGTTCTGCTCACCGCCAGCCACCGCGTGGCGCCCGGACTGCTGTCCTGGCCCGCGTGGCAGGCGCTGCACGGCGCGGACCGGGTGCTCTGTTCCGACGAGCACCACCCCCAGCTGCCGTACCTGAAGGAGGCCGGGGTCGCCGTCGAGCACGTCCGGCCCACCGCGCAGGAGCTCGTCGAGGAGTGCGCCGGCGGCCGGACCGTCGTGCTGCTCCCCTCCGGCGAGGGCGACCGCGCGCTGACCGACGGGCTCGCCCGGCTCGCCGGCTCCGGCCGGGTCTCCATGCCCGACCTGGAGCTGCTCCCCGGCTCGTACGACCTGCCCGGCTCCCGCCTCCTGGACCTGGTGCAGGTCATGGACCGCATCCGGCGCGAGTGCCCGTGGTCCTCCCGGCAGACGCACGACGGCCTCGCCAAGTACGGCATCGAGGAGGCGTACGAACTCGTCGAGGCGATCGAGGTCGGCGACCGCGAGGAGCTGCGCGAGGAGCTCGGGGACGTCCTGCTCCAGGTGATCTTCCACGCCCGCGTCGCCGAGGACGACCCGGAGGAGCCGTTCTCCGTGGACGACGTCGCCGCGACGATCGTGGAGAAGCTGATCCACCGGCACCCGCACGTCTTCGGGGACGCGACCGCCGAGACGCCCGAGGAGGTCAAGGCCCTCTGGCTGCGGACCAAGGCCGTCGAGAAGCAGCGGGAGTCCGTGACCGACGGGGTGCCGCTCGGCCAGCCGGGACTCGCGCTCGCCGCGAAGCTCGCGGGCCGGGTGCGGACGGCGGGGCTCGACGTGCCCCTGCCGGAGGGCGAGGGCATCGGGTACGAGCTGCTCGGCCTCGCCGCACGGGCGGAGGCGGCGGGCGTGGACCCGGAGGCGGCCCTGCGCGCGGCGGCCCGTACGTACCGCGACGCGATCCGCGCGGTGGAAGGGCTGTGA
- a CDS encoding glycosyltransferase family 2 protein has product MLLSIVVPCFNEDDVLTRFHARVTDEFSRLEGDFELVYVDDGSRDRTLPLLQELAAADPGRVRYVSFSRNFGKEAAMLAGLRHAAGDAVVIMDADLQHPPELVHRMVALHAEGYDQVVARRTREGDRVTRTLTARLYYRAINRLVDVELVDGVGDFRLLSRRTVDALLGLGEYNRFSKGLFAWVGFRTTTFSYENAVREQGRSKWTFGKLLNYGLDGLLSFNNKPLRAAVYLGLLLVSLAFLYSAWIVGDALVNGVDTPGYVTLLVAVTALAGVQMVMVGLIGEYVGRIYYEVKRRPHYLVQETETGPKESEMRADTRRTGDSLWETVAPK; this is encoded by the coding sequence GTGCTGCTCTCGATCGTGGTCCCGTGCTTCAACGAGGACGACGTCCTCACCCGCTTCCATGCCCGCGTGACCGACGAATTCTCCCGTCTCGAGGGGGACTTCGAGCTGGTCTACGTGGACGACGGCAGCCGGGACCGGACCCTCCCGCTCCTCCAGGAGCTCGCCGCCGCCGACCCCGGCCGCGTCCGCTACGTCTCCTTCAGCCGCAACTTCGGCAAGGAGGCCGCGATGCTCGCCGGCCTCCGCCACGCCGCCGGCGACGCCGTGGTGATCATGGACGCCGACCTCCAGCACCCGCCCGAGCTCGTGCACCGCATGGTCGCCCTGCACGCCGAGGGGTACGACCAGGTCGTCGCCCGCCGCACCCGCGAGGGAGACCGCGTCACCCGCACCCTGACCGCCCGGCTGTACTACCGGGCCATCAACCGGCTCGTGGACGTCGAGCTCGTCGACGGCGTCGGCGACTTCCGGCTGCTCTCCCGCCGTACCGTCGACGCCCTCCTCGGCCTCGGCGAGTACAACCGCTTCTCCAAGGGCCTCTTCGCCTGGGTCGGTTTCCGGACGACGACGTTCTCCTACGAGAACGCCGTCCGCGAACAGGGCCGCTCCAAGTGGACCTTCGGCAAGCTCCTCAACTACGGGCTCGACGGACTCCTCTCCTTCAACAACAAGCCCCTGCGGGCCGCCGTCTACCTCGGCCTGCTCCTCGTCTCCCTCGCCTTCCTCTACTCCGCCTGGATCGTCGGAGACGCCCTGGTCAACGGCGTCGACACACCCGGCTACGTCACCCTCCTCGTCGCCGTCACCGCACTCGCCGGCGTCCAGATGGTGATGGTCGGACTCATCGGCGAGTACGTCGGCCGCATCTACTACGAGGTGAAACGGCGCCCCCACTACCTGGTGCAGGAGACGGAGACGGGGCCCAAGGAGAGCGAGATGCGGGCCGACACCAGGCGGACCGGTGACTCGTTGTGGGAAACAGTCGCTCCGAAGTAG
- a CDS encoding transglycosylase family protein: MRSGNGRHRRPRQAPAIVVAAGVTGSAMALPLLATGSASAADSATWDRVAECESGGQWSANFGNGMYGGLQFTQDSWERNGGLAYAPSPDLASRAQQIAVADRALAAGSTDWATCAPIAGLRNDGKATGVDPGPATATKAPTGPVAESNRTAGVPVTPEEVSAAARAAESAVTTAPTGSAASPGTVGSVGSGQASKDPAATVVPVTPATPVSPTAPVVPVTPGTPSDPGSTTSPTTPATPDASLTPGTPGTSTGDTSSATPGTGKHRGEAAPDETGATGATGTSPESGRHASEADKSAESSATASTPDGVTNAGATDSQDASGAYTVRPGDNLSEIAQENELPGGWNALYDANRGTVGADPNLIVPGQSLDLTNGSAEQAG, encoded by the coding sequence ATGCGCTCCGGGAACGGAAGACACCGTCGCCCCCGTCAGGCCCCCGCCATCGTCGTCGCCGCGGGCGTGACCGGTTCGGCGATGGCGCTGCCGCTGCTCGCCACCGGCTCCGCCTCCGCCGCCGACTCCGCCACCTGGGACCGGGTCGCCGAGTGCGAGTCCGGTGGCCAGTGGAGTGCGAACTTCGGCAACGGGATGTACGGCGGCCTGCAGTTCACGCAGGACAGCTGGGAGCGGAACGGCGGCCTCGCCTACGCGCCCAGCCCCGACCTCGCCAGCCGCGCCCAGCAGATCGCGGTCGCCGACAGGGCGCTCGCCGCCGGCAGCACCGACTGGGCCACCTGCGCGCCGATCGCCGGCCTGAGGAACGACGGCAAGGCCACGGGCGTGGACCCCGGCCCGGCCACCGCGACGAAGGCGCCCACCGGGCCCGTCGCGGAGTCGAACCGGACCGCGGGCGTCCCGGTCACCCCCGAGGAGGTCTCCGCCGCGGCCAGGGCCGCCGAGTCGGCCGTGACCACCGCGCCGACCGGATCCGCCGCGTCCCCCGGGACCGTCGGCTCCGTCGGGTCCGGCCAGGCGTCGAAGGACCCCGCCGCGACCGTCGTGCCCGTCACCCCCGCGACGCCGGTCAGCCCGACCGCTCCCGTGGTGCCGGTCACTCCCGGTACGCCGTCGGACCCGGGCTCGACGACGTCGCCGACCACCCCGGCGACGCCCGATGCGTCCCTTACGCCCGGAACGCCCGGAACGTCGACGGGTGACACCTCGTCGGCCACGCCCGGAACCGGCAAGCACCGGGGCGAGGCGGCTCCGGATGAAACCGGCGCAACGGGCGCAACGGGCACATCGCCCGAATCCGGACGACACGCTTCGGAGGCGGACAAGTCGGCGGAAAGCTCCGCCACGGCGTCCACGCCTGACGGGGTGACGAATGCGGGCGCAACGGACAGTCAGGACGCTTCGGGCGCTTACACGGTGCGGCCCGGTGACAACCTGTCCGAGATTGCACAGGAAAACGAACTCCCCGGGGGCTGGAACGCCCTCTATGACGCCAACCGCGGGACCGTGGGCGCCGATCCGAACCTCATCGTCCCTGGTCAGAGCCTTGACCTGACGAACGGTTCGGCCGAGCAGGCGGGGTAG
- a CDS encoding cytochrome P450, which translates to MSTTPVPELFTWEFASDPYPSYAWLREHAPVHRTKLPSGVEAWLVTRYGDARQALADQRLSKNPAHHDESPHAKGKTGIPGERKAELMTHLLNIDPPDHTRLRRLVSKAFTPRRVAEFAPRVQELTDRLIDGFVEKGSADLIHGFAFPLPIYAICDLLGVPPEDQDDFRDWAGMMIRHGGGPRGGVARSVKKMRGYLAELIHRKREEPGEDLISGLIRASDHGEHLTENEAAAMAFIILFAGFETTVNLIGNGVYQLLGHPGQRERLQASIAAGETGLLETGVEELLRYDGPVEMATWRYATEPLTIGGQEIPAGDPVLVVLAAANRDPERFADADTLDLSRRDNQHLGYGHGIHYCLGAPLARLEGQAALATLLTRLPDLRLAADPAELRWRGGLIMRGLRTLPVEFSPSVRLQ; encoded by the coding sequence GTGAGCACTACCCCCGTCCCCGAGCTCTTCACCTGGGAGTTCGCCAGCGATCCGTACCCCTCCTACGCCTGGCTCCGGGAGCACGCGCCCGTGCACCGGACGAAGCTGCCCAGCGGGGTCGAGGCCTGGCTCGTGACCCGGTACGGGGACGCCCGGCAGGCCCTCGCGGACCAGCGGCTGTCCAAGAACCCCGCGCACCACGACGAGTCCCCGCACGCGAAGGGGAAGACGGGCATCCCGGGGGAGCGCAAGGCCGAGCTGATGACGCATCTGCTCAACATCGACCCGCCCGACCACACCCGGCTGCGGCGGCTCGTCTCGAAGGCCTTCACCCCGCGCCGGGTCGCGGAGTTCGCACCGCGCGTGCAGGAGCTGACCGACCGGCTCATCGACGGCTTCGTGGAGAAGGGGAGCGCGGACCTCATCCACGGCTTCGCCTTCCCGCTCCCCATCTACGCGATCTGTGACCTGCTCGGTGTCCCGCCGGAGGACCAGGACGACTTCCGGGACTGGGCCGGGATGATGATCCGGCACGGCGGCGGGCCGCGCGGCGGGGTCGCCCGGTCGGTGAAGAAGATGCGCGGCTATCTCGCGGAGCTCATCCACCGCAAGCGCGAGGAGCCCGGCGAGGACCTCATCTCGGGGCTCATCCGGGCCTCGGACCACGGCGAGCACCTCACGGAGAACGAGGCCGCCGCGATGGCCTTCATCATCCTCTTCGCCGGTTTCGAGACGACCGTGAACCTCATCGGGAACGGCGTCTACCAGCTGCTGGGCCACCCCGGGCAGCGGGAGCGGCTCCAGGCCTCGATCGCCGCCGGGGAGACGGGACTCCTGGAGACCGGGGTCGAGGAGCTGCTGCGGTACGACGGGCCGGTGGAGATGGCCACCTGGCGGTACGCGACGGAGCCGCTGACCATCGGCGGGCAGGAGATCCCGGCGGGCGACCCGGTGCTCGTGGTGCTCGCCGCCGCGAACCGGGACCCGGAGCGGTTCGCGGACGCGGACACGCTGGACCTGTCCCGGCGCGACAACCAGCACCTCGGGTACGGGCACGGCATCCACTACTGCCTGGGGGCGCCGCTCGCCCGGCTGGAGGGACAGGCCGCGCTCGCGACGCTGCTGACTCGGCTGCCGGACCTGCGACTTGCGGCCGATCCGGCCGAACTGCGGTGGCGCGGGGGGCTCATCATGCGGGGATTGCGAACGCTTCCGGTGGAATTCTCCCCTTCCGTACGACTGCAGTGA